The Candidatus Alcyoniella australis genome segment CAGAACCTGCTGGCGTTGATCAACGACATCCTGGACATGAGCAAGCTCGAGGCCGGTCGCATGCGGCTATACATCGAGAACGTGACTTTCAATCAGCTGGTCAGCGAGATGCTGACCTCAATCAAACCGTTGTTCGAGAGGAAGAAAATCAGCATCGCGGTCGACCTGGACGAGCAGATCCCCATTCTGCGCACCGATCGCTCGAAATTGCAGCAAATCCTGCTCAACCTAATTTCCAACGCGCTGAAGTTCACCGACGAGGGGGAGGTCAGACTCAAGGCCTATATGCTGCCCAATGCAAAGCGCCTGCGCATCGAGGTCTCGGACACCGGCATCGGCATCCCCGATGACAAGCTCGACGCGATCTTCGATCCCTTCCGCCAAATCGACGGTTCGACCACGCGTAAGTACGGCGGCACGGGGCTGGGCCTGTCGATCGTGCGTAAATTCGCGGCGTTTCTCGAGGGTGAGGTCTGGGTCACCAGCAAGCCCGACGAGGGCTCGAAGTTCAGCGTCGAGATCCCCTGCAACATCGAACAGGACCAGGCCGACGCCAAGCTCAAGCTGGCCGAGCAGTCCAAAGAGAACCGCGTAGTGCTGGCGATCGACGACGACCTGGACGCGCTGAACCTGATCCGCGACTCCCTGGAACGCGAGGGCTACTCGGTGGTCGGCTGCACTGACGGCGAGGAGGGGATCAAGCGCTCAAAGGAGTTACAGCCGCTGGCGATCACCCTGGACATCATGATGCCCTACCGCGACGGCTGGTCGGTGCTGCGCGAGCTCAAATCCAATCCCAAGACCGAGGACATTCCGGTGGTGGTGGTCTCGATCATCGACGACCGCTCGCTGGGCTATTCGCTGGGCGTTGCCGATTACATGACCAAGCCGATCGACAGTAAGATGTTGGTGGATAAAATGCGATTTATCCTGGAGCAGCGACTGACCGAGCTGTCCGAGGGACAGCATAAACACGTCGCTAATTAAAGGGGAATCCAGATGGACCGGCAGCACAGCAAGCTTATTCTGGTAATCGACGACAATGAGGAAAACGTCGATATTATCGTAAATAAGCTGCACCACGTGGGCTACGAAGTGATCAGCGCCGAGGACGGCGAGGGTGGAGTCGAGCTGGCGCGCGGGAGGAACCCGGGGCTGATTCTGCTCGACATCATGCTGCCCAAGATGGACGGCTGGGAAGTGCTCGAACAACTAAAGTCACACGAGCAGACCAAAGATATTCCGGTGATCTTTATGACCGCCTACACCACGATCCACTTCGAGGGCGAACGGCGTCGAGCGATCGACTCGGGCGCCACGGACTACTTGAAGAAACCCTTCGAGCTGCAAAAACTGGCCGAGCTGGTCGGGCGGCACCTGCCGCTATAACCCGCATTATCGGGCTGGTCCCGGAACCGAAAAGCACTGCTTGCGGTCACAATCCACGGAGGAGCAATGAAATCACGGCATCTGTTGATTTGTGCGCTGCTGCTGACCGTGGCGCTGCCGGCCGCGGCCGCTGATTTCGAGAAGCGCGTGGAGCAGGCCACGGCCCGCGCGTTGCCGTGTGTTGTGCAGATCAACGTCTACGGCAACCTCAACGATCCTGACGCGCGATTCGGCGGCTCGGGAGTACTGATCGATCCCGACGGATCGATCTTGACCAACCATCACGTGGTGGCCAACGGCCGGACGATCAAGGTCCTGCTCTACGGCTCGGACGTGGAGCACGACGTCGAGGTGTTGGCCGAGGACCGCCGGATCGACCTGGCGCTGATCCGACTTGTAGACGCGCACGACTTGCCCTACGTCGAGATCGGCGCCTCGGAGAAGCTGCGTCCGGGACAGTGGATCCTCGCCATGGGCAACCCGATGGGAATGCGCTCGACGGTCAGCGCCGGCGTGATCTCGTTCATCGATCGCGCCGATTCCGATCAGATCATCCCCTACGTGCAGATCGACGCGATCATCGACAAGGGCAGCTCGGGTGGCGGCGTGTTCAACCTCGACGGCGAGCTGGTGGGCATAATCAAGTCGGGCATCGGCCGCGGAATCGGGCTGGCAATCCCGACCGATATGATCCACAGCTTCATCGCCGACGTGCATGACACGGGAGTCTCGATGCGCTCCTGGCTCGGCGTGCAGCTTCAGCCGCTGAGTCCGCAGCTTGCCGCGCACATCGGCCTGTCCGAGGTCACCGGCGTTGTCGTGACCGACGTGGTGCCCGATTCGCCGGCCCAGCGCGCCGGGATGCTGCCCGGCGACCTAATGTCCCGCCTGGGCGGTGTCGACCTCGATGGCAGCGGCGACCTGAAGATGGGCACGCTGATCCGCCAGATCAACACCCTGCCCCAAGGCGAGGAACTGGACTGTGTGATCTACCGCCTTTATCAGGACCAGTACCAACCGTTCGGTCTCAAAGTGACGCTGGTCGAGAAACCGAGTAAGCCGCCGCGCGCCCTGGACAGCGGGCTGGGCTTCGTGGCCGAGGAGCCGACCACGAGCAATTACCGCGAGCATTATCTTGACGCACCCAAAGGCGTTATCGTATCATTCGTCCGCTCCGGCTCCCCGGCTGAACAGTCCGATTTGTCAGCCCATGACGTGATCCTCGCCGCAGAGGGAAAACCCATTGGCGATATCGATGACCTCGAAGCGGTGCTGGAGAACATACCCGCCGACGGGTCGCTGCTACTGGAGATCTTCCGCGGCCAACGGCATTATCTGATATTGATCCGCAGGGGTGCTTCAGCAGCGGCAACCGGGGCGGCAGAGCATTGAGCAGAGCCACCGTAGCTCAGTTGGTAGAGCAGGCGATTCGTAATCGTCAGGTCATGGGTTCGAGTCCCCTCGGTGGCTCCATTTCCCTCCTTTCCACGGCTTTTCCCGGAATGCGTTTAGATGGCGACACGTAAGCCGCGCATCACCATGCCGCGCGGCACGAGCGAGGCGCCCAAGCGCAAGACCTCCGGCGGCGCGCGCAAGGCCGGCCCGACCTCCCTCGGCGGCGGCCGGCGCACCAGCGGCACGACGTCGCGCACGCGTAAGCCCACCGGCAAACCCAGGCGCAAGCCGGCGCGCAAGCCCGGCAGCGGCGCGAGCCGGACCCGGCTGCTGCTGAGACTGGCCCGGCAGCTGTTGCTGCTCGGCGCGGCGTTGCTGGTGATGTTCGCGATCGGCTGCGCGCTCTACGGTTACGGTCTGCGCGACGAGGTGCGCGAGCGCTTCACCGCCACGCAACGCTGGCAGGTCCCCAGCCGAATCTACTCCGACTCGCTGACGATCGTCCCCGGCTCCAACGTCGAGGCGCTGGCCCTGGACAGTCGGCTGTCGCGCCTGGGTTATACAACGATCGCGTCCCGGCCAACGCGCAAGGGGCAGTTCCGCAATACGGACCAGTTCTACGAGATCTTCGTACACGACTTCGACTATCCCCACGAGAAGCGGCCGGGGTTCCTGCTGCGGCTGGAGCTGCGCAACGGCAACGTGGTGGGGCTGCGCGATCTGAGCGCCGACAGCGAAATCTATTCCGCCGAGCTTGAGCCCGAGCAGATCTCGGCCTTCTCCGGGCCGCACCGCGAGGATCGCGAGGTGGTGCGGCTCGATCAGATCAGCCCCTACCTGATCAACGCCGTAATCGCGGTGGAGGACCATCGCTTTTACAAACACTATGGGATCAGCCCGCTATCGCTGGCGCGGGCGATGCTCGCCAACCTGCGCGCCGGGCGCGTAGTCCAGGGCGGC includes the following:
- a CDS encoding response regulator, translating into MDRQHSKLILVIDDNEENVDIIVNKLHHVGYEVISAEDGEGGVELARGRNPGLILLDIMLPKMDGWEVLEQLKSHEQTKDIPVIFMTAYTTIHFEGERRRAIDSGATDYLKKPFELQKLAELVGRHLPL
- a CDS encoding ATP-binding protein; translation: MLKSSITRRLLLFLLMIGVLPVLVTSALVSQAYEQLMQQQPTNVEYQVDLPDDQSQMSLETTRSHIRQLVAMISFIVLICVIGLAVAMGRSLVLPLRKLISAADAMACGNLDVRIRTTLSDEIGTLAEGFNRMARELSRALAEIEEQRLNLERRVSERTAELHLLNTELQKSTEKVYKANRLKNEFLANMSHELRTPLNAILGYADLLVDGVYGDLNERQIDSLARVKANSQNLLALINDILDMSKLEAGRMRLYIENVTFNQLVSEMLTSIKPLFERKKISIAVDLDEQIPILRTDRSKLQQILLNLISNALKFTDEGEVRLKAYMLPNAKRLRIEVSDTGIGIPDDKLDAIFDPFRQIDGSTTRKYGGTGLGLSIVRKFAAFLEGEVWVTSKPDEGSKFSVEIPCNIEQDQADAKLKLAEQSKENRVVLAIDDDLDALNLIRDSLEREGYSVVGCTDGEEGIKRSKELQPLAITLDIMMPYRDGWSVLRELKSNPKTEDIPVVVVSIIDDRSLGYSLGVADYMTKPIDSKMLVDKMRFILEQRLTELSEGQHKHVAN
- a CDS encoding trypsin-like peptidase domain-containing protein, whose product is MKSRHLLICALLLTVALPAAAADFEKRVEQATARALPCVVQINVYGNLNDPDARFGGSGVLIDPDGSILTNHHVVANGRTIKVLLYGSDVEHDVEVLAEDRRIDLALIRLVDAHDLPYVEIGASEKLRPGQWILAMGNPMGMRSTVSAGVISFIDRADSDQIIPYVQIDAIIDKGSSGGGVFNLDGELVGIIKSGIGRGIGLAIPTDMIHSFIADVHDTGVSMRSWLGVQLQPLSPQLAAHIGLSEVTGVVVTDVVPDSPAQRAGMLPGDLMSRLGGVDLDGSGDLKMGTLIRQINTLPQGEELDCVIYRLYQDQYQPFGLKVTLVEKPSKPPRALDSGLGFVAEEPTTSNYREHYLDAPKGVIVSFVRSGSPAEQSDLSAHDVILAAEGKPIGDIDDLEAVLENIPADGSLLLEIFRGQRHYLILIRRGASAAATGAAEH